In Glandiceps talaboti chromosome 6, keGlaTala1.1, whole genome shotgun sequence, one DNA window encodes the following:
- the LOC144436464 gene encoding putative G-protein coupled receptor No18 produces MSLLNQTAFRDSDGRGVGDKITMMVIQVLIDVFIILSNSLVLASVGIFKTLREKQFNHLILNLAVADLCCGIFPLPTTMSCFWYGECKFSDQLCAFSMTINMALSAISTLGVMLVSVDKYIFVMHPLRYYELVTPRRINIAIVTTWTLSFTIGIVSFMTGWNKQELTEEFAQRDIIYPPVCYVMTTEFIIFCCIYSAFIPASVTAYTGFRILSAVRSQLRKISPHNDELSFSQEEASFQPSVDNQLGTSQTLQHRNSDQCVIHNTEVIRPGDSSQKGLEIVSSGLQVSQEETKPPNQCSNHQESRTTSNNKSKTIVMENGTRKLRVSDIKAIKAMGLVIIMLFVMWAPFYSLLAISKFCSTCTLDYRRAYEIALVLGYSNSAINPILYAKTKEFRDAYKKILRCGFH; encoded by the coding sequence ATGAGCCTTCTCAACCAAACTGCCTTCCGTGATTCTGATGGTCGTGGAGTCGGAGATAAGATAACAATGATGGTTATTCAAGTCCTTATAGACGTTTTCATCATTCTCTCCAATAGTCTGGTTTTGGCATCGGTAGGTATTTTCAAGACATTACGGGAGAAGCAATTCAACCATCTTATTCTAAACCTAGCTGTAGCAGACTTATGCTGTGGAATATTCCCCTTACCAACTACAATGTCTTGTTTCTGGTACGGCGAGTGTAAATTTAGTGATCAACTTTGCGCATTTAGCATGACTATAAATATGGCACTTTCAGCTATATCTACATTAGGTGTTATGTTGGTTAGTGTagataaatacatatttgtcaTGCACCCACTTCGATACTACGAACTGGTTACGCCAAGAAGAATAAACATAGCAATCGTAACAACATGGACGTTGTCTTTTACGATCGGGATTGTGAGCTTCATGACAGGATGGAATAAGCAAGAGTTGACGGAAGAATTTGCACAGCGTGATATCATATATCCACCAGTTTGTTATGTGATGACAACAGAGTTCATAATTTTCTGCTGCATTTACAGCGCTTTTATCCCAGCCTCTGTGACAGCATATACTGGTTTTCGTATACTCAGTGCTGTTCGAAGTCAACTCCGAAAAATATCGCCACACAACGACGAGCTGAGTTTCTCTCAGGAAGAAGCCAGTTTCCAGCCATCTGTTGACAATCAACTTGGAACTAGCCAAACGTTACAACATCGTAATTCAGATCAATGTGTTATCCATAACACTGAAGTCATAAGGCCTGGTGATAGCAGTCAGAAGGGTCTGGAGATCGTGTCGTCAGGATTACAAGTAAGCCAAGAGGAAACAAAACCTCCAAACCAATGCTCCAATCATCAAGAATCAAGAACAACTTCTaacaataaatcaaaaactattGTCATGGAGAATGGTACAAGAAAACTCAGAGTTTCCGATATTAAGGCAATAAAGGCAATGGGTCTAGTCATTATTATGCTTTTCGTCATGTGGGCGCCATTCTATTCATTACTAGCCATCTCAAAATTTTGCAGTACCTGCACGCTTGACTATAGACGTGCATATGAGATCGCCCTCGTGCTGGGTTACTCAAACTCAGCTATCAACCCAATTTTATACGCCAAAACGAAAGAATTCCGTGATGCCTACAAGAAGATTTTACGATGTGGctttcattga